From the Nitratidesulfovibrio sp. genome, one window contains:
- the fhuB gene encoding Fe(3+)-hydroxamate ABC transporter permease FhuB, whose product MTLRGLAGLACAVAGLAVLHLHMDGLLADGGLTLTEQLRLVLGWRAPETFAELHFCHAQLPRACMALLVGGALGLTGSLMQQLTRNMLASPLTLGTSSGAWLALVALHIWLPQHVAACGAPAALLGGLLAFGLIVFITGVRNMDGLPLVVSGMVVNILLGAVTTALVLLHEEFARSVFLWGAGDLAQNGWQAVLWLLPRLAGAPVLLLAAPRLLTLLRLGHQGASARGLPVIPAFLLLMAASIWLASASIATVGVIGFIGLLAPNMARSLGARTPGAELWTSLLLGAALLLATDALAMLAGTWTQDVVPCGVAAAAMGAPALLWLSRRRLRAQDTVGFFFRGGARVRPAVHPAMVALLAGATVLGLLAHILIQPDGGAWHWAAPSAYQWSVRWPRLTTALCAGAALAVAGTILQRLVGNPLASPDILGVSSGATFALVLAGLLFGQAVSAAQWPVALLGSAAVLAVLLRLGKAHGYAPSSLIIAGVALTALLDALVQFCLARGTGDSYAVLLWLSGSTYRTAPAQALLLAAGTAALSGAGLGLFRWLTLLSAGRDVARARGLDTRRASLVLLAVVALLCALVTSSMGPVTFVGLVAPHAASLLGARTARAQLATGTLVGAALMLWADWIGQTALYPTQIAAGIVVSIVGGCYFLALMIGGRLRSPHGQP is encoded by the coding sequence GTGACGCTGCGCGGCCTTGCGGGGCTTGCGTGCGCCGTGGCCGGTCTGGCCGTGCTCCACCTGCACATGGACGGACTGCTGGCCGACGGCGGCCTGACCCTGACGGAACAGCTGCGGCTGGTCCTTGGCTGGCGTGCGCCGGAAACCTTCGCGGAACTGCATTTCTGCCACGCGCAGTTGCCGCGCGCGTGCATGGCCCTGCTGGTGGGCGGGGCGCTGGGACTTACCGGCAGCCTGATGCAGCAGCTGACCCGCAACATGCTGGCCTCTCCGCTCACGCTGGGTACGTCGTCGGGGGCATGGCTGGCCCTGGTGGCGCTGCACATCTGGCTGCCGCAGCACGTGGCGGCCTGCGGTGCCCCGGCGGCCCTGCTGGGCGGCCTTCTGGCCTTCGGGCTGATCGTCTTCATCACCGGGGTGCGCAACATGGACGGCCTGCCGCTGGTGGTGTCCGGCATGGTGGTCAACATCCTGCTGGGGGCCGTCACCACCGCCCTTGTCCTGCTGCACGAGGAATTCGCGCGCAGCGTGTTCCTGTGGGGCGCCGGAGACCTGGCCCAGAACGGCTGGCAGGCGGTGCTGTGGCTGCTGCCCCGTCTGGCTGGGGCCCCGGTCCTGCTGCTGGCGGCGCCGCGCCTGCTGACCCTGCTGCGCCTGGGGCACCAGGGCGCCTCCGCGCGCGGCCTGCCGGTGATCCCGGCCTTCCTGCTGCTGATGGCCGCGTCCATCTGGCTGGCCTCGGCATCCATCGCCACGGTGGGGGTGATCGGCTTCATCGGCCTGCTGGCCCCCAACATGGCCCGCTCGCTGGGCGCCAGAACCCCCGGCGCGGAACTGTGGACCAGCCTGCTGCTGGGCGCGGCCCTGCTGCTGGCCACGGACGCACTGGCCATGCTGGCCGGAACGTGGACCCAGGACGTGGTGCCCTGCGGCGTGGCCGCCGCGGCCATGGGCGCCCCGGCGCTGCTGTGGCTTTCGCGCCGCAGGCTGCGGGCGCAGGACACGGTGGGCTTTTTCTTCCGGGGTGGCGCGCGGGTCCGCCCTGCGGTGCACCCCGCCATGGTGGCCCTGCTGGCGGGCGCCACCGTGCTGGGGCTGCTGGCGCACATCCTGATCCAACCCGACGGCGGCGCATGGCACTGGGCCGCGCCGTCCGCCTACCAGTGGTCGGTACGCTGGCCCCGGCTCACGACGGCGCTGTGCGCGGGCGCGGCGCTGGCCGTGGCGGGCACCATCCTGCAACGGCTGGTGGGCAACCCGCTGGCCAGCCCGGACATTCTGGGGGTGTCCTCCGGGGCCACCTTTGCCCTGGTGCTGGCCGGGCTGCTGTTCGGGCAGGCGGTGTCTGCCGCGCAATGGCCCGTTGCCCTGCTGGGCAGCGCGGCCGTGCTGGCGGTGCTGCTGCGCCTGGGTAAGGCGCACGGCTACGCGCCGTCCAGCCTGATCATCGCGGGCGTGGCCCTGACCGCCCTGCTGGATGCACTGGTGCAGTTCTGCCTGGCGCGCGGCACGGGCGACAGCTACGCGGTGCTGCTGTGGCTGAGCGGCTCCACCTACCGCACGGCCCCGGCCCAGGCCCTGCTGCTGGCGGCGGGCACCGCCGCGCTGTCCGGTGCCGGGCTTGGCCTTTTCCGCTGGCTGACACTGCTGTCCGCCGGGCGCGACGTGGCCCGCGCCCGTGGCCTGGACACCCGCCGGGCCAGCCTTGTGCTGCTGGCCGTGGTGGCCCTGCTGTGCGCGCTGGTCACCTCGTCCATGGGGCCGGTGACCTTCGTGGGGCTGGTGGCCCCGCACGCCGCCTCGCTGCTGGGGGCGCGCACGGCGCGGGCGCAGCTTGCCACCGGCACCCTCGTGGGTGCCGCCCTGATGCTGTGGGCCGACTGGATAGGCCAGACGGCCCTGTACCCGACCCAAATCGCCGCCGGCATCGTCGTATCCATCGTGGGGGGGTGTTATTTCCTCGCGCTGATGATCGGCGGGCGGCTGCGTTCACCGCACGGACAACCATAG